The Clarias gariepinus isolate MV-2021 ecotype Netherlands chromosome 4, CGAR_prim_01v2, whole genome shotgun sequence genome window below encodes:
- the bdh1 gene encoding D-beta-hydroxybutyrate dehydrogenase, mitochondrial, whose product MAPRPLVRAALLVAVSVFLTLSLAFALPLALTWLAQCVGFSEEVGATHCLALLYALFVLCVAMPRIPRGSVSVEGKAVFITGCDSGFGHALAKHLHNLGFTVFAGCFLKDQAGEGAVELENMHSDRLKVVQLDVCSDEQVSKAVEFIRTNLENPEKGLWAVVNNAGVSMFGEVEFTTIDTYKQVADVNLWGTIRVTKAVLPLIRRAKGRVVNIASMYGRMGNALRSSYCITKYGVEAFSDCLRYEMKAWGVKVSVIEPGNFIVATGILTRDIVASTAEKLWKEAPPGVQEDYGKPHFEHHMALMRSYCNSGQRDTAPVLDDITDAIVSKRPYTRYNPMEPYWWVRMQAISHLPGAVSDRLYF is encoded by the exons ATGGCTCCTCGGCCGCTGGTCCGCGCGGCTCTGCTGGTCGCCGTGTCGGTGTTCCTCACGCTCTCTCTGGCCTTCGCGCTGCCGTTGGCTCTCACCTGGCTCGCGCAATGCGTGGGCTTTTCGGAGGAGGTGGGGGCCACGCACTGTCTCGCGCTGCTGTACGCGCTGTTCGTGCTGTGCGTGGCCATGCCGCGGATCCCGCGCGGGTCGGTCTCG GTTGAGGGGAAGGCGGTGTTCATTACTGGATGTGACAGCGGCTTCGGGCACGCTTTAGCCAAGCACCTTCATAACCTGGGCTTCACCGTGTTTGCCGGATGCTTCCTGAAG GATCAGGCTGGTGAGGGGGCGGTGGAGCTGGAGAACATGCACTCTGACAGACTGAAGGTTGTGCAGCTGGATGTGTGCAGTGACGAGCAGGTCTCTAAAGCCGTGGAGTTCATCAGGACCAACCTGGAAAACCCGGAGAAAG GTCTGTGGGCCGTGGTGAACAACGCCGGCGTCTCCATGTTCGGGGAGGTGGAGTTCACCACCATAGACACGTACAAGCAGGTGGCAGACGTCAACCTGTGGGGAACCATCCGAGTGACCAAAGCTGTCCTGCCTCTCATCCGAAGAGCGAAAG GACGCGTGGTGAACATCGCCAGCATGTACGGCCGCATGGGGAACGCTCTGCGCTCTTCCTACTGCATCACCAAATACGGCGTCGAGGCCTTCTCCGACTGCCTCAGGTACGAGATGAAGGCCTGGGGGGTCAAGGTGTCGGTCATCGAGCCGGGGAACTTCATCGTGGCTACGGGAATCCTGACCCGCGACATCGTGGCCTCCACAGCCGAGAAGCTGTGGAAGGAGGCGCCCCCTGGTGTGCAGGAAGACTACGGGAAGCCCCACTTCGAGCACCACATGGCCCTGATGCGTTCCTACTGTAACAGCGGCCAGCGCGACACCGCGCCCGTCCTGGATGACATCACGGACGCCATCGTGTCCAAGCGGCCGTACACGCGCTACAACCCCATGGAGCCGTACTGGTGGGTTCGCATGCAGGCCATCAGCCATCTCCCAGGAGCCGTTTCAGATCGCCTGTATTTCTGA